From the genome of Sphingomonas sp. HMP6, one region includes:
- a CDS encoding ATP-binding protein: MTDPLIRIAEALERLAPPVAVAADPLAQPAYVWRGAVLEGVRDFRPLALDRLHGIDTQKAALLDTVRHLAQRAAAHDVLLWGARGSGKSALVKAVAGAVQAERDGSLALVEIVTPRLDTLPALFAQIADLPRAFLLFLDDLGFDAAADGRALRSMLDGGAEARPANARLVVTSNRRHLVPRDMIDQPTAINPRDAADDGLALADRFGLSLGFHVVDQDGYLAIVAGYARAHDLPFDPTDAVGWATRRGSRSGRVAWHYITDLAGRHGRALK; the protein is encoded by the coding sequence ATGACCGATCCGCTTATCCGCATCGCCGAAGCCCTCGAACGCCTCGCACCACCCGTCGCCGTCGCCGCCGATCCCTTGGCGCAACCGGCCTATGTCTGGCGTGGCGCGGTGCTGGAGGGCGTACGCGACTTTCGCCCGCTGGCACTCGACCGGCTCCACGGGATCGACACGCAGAAGGCCGCGTTGCTCGACACGGTTCGCCATTTGGCGCAGCGCGCGGCCGCGCATGACGTGCTGCTGTGGGGCGCGCGCGGGTCGGGCAAGTCAGCGCTGGTGAAGGCCGTTGCCGGCGCGGTGCAGGCCGAGCGCGACGGTTCGCTCGCGCTCGTCGAGATCGTGACGCCACGGCTCGACACCCTGCCCGCCCTTTTCGCCCAGATCGCCGATCTACCGCGCGCGTTCCTGCTGTTCCTGGACGATCTTGGATTCGATGCCGCCGCCGACGGACGCGCGCTGCGCTCGATGCTCGATGGCGGGGCGGAGGCGCGGCCCGCCAATGCGCGATTGGTCGTCACCTCGAACCGCCGCCACCTCGTCCCGCGCGACATGATCGATCAACCAACGGCGATAAACCCGCGCGATGCCGCCGACGATGGCCTGGCGCTCGCCGACCGGTTCGGGCTGAGCCTCGGCTTCCACGTCGTCGATCAGGATGGCTATCTCGCGATCGTCGCGGGGTATGCACGGGCGCATGACTTGCCGTTCGACCCGACCGACGCGGTCGGCTGGGCGACGCGACGCGGCAGCCGTTCGGGGCGGGTGGCGTGGCATTACATCACCGATCTGGCCGGGCGGCACGGGCGGGCTTTGAAATAA
- a CDS encoding ABC-F family ATP-binding cassette domain-containing protein, with protein MAAAPILAYENLGVIQGSGWLFRGLDIHVGPRDRLALIGRNGAGKTTLMKLLGNKIDSDEGRRTIVPGTRVILLEQEPAMTGFSTLADYVLSGDDAPQRHEAEAIADQLGIDLTREAAKASGGERRRAAIVRAFAQNPDVLLLDEPTNHLDIGAIEWIEEWLQRFRGAFVVISHDRTFLTKLTKQTLWMDRGNLRRAEIGFGGFDAWTEAVYADEARNAEKLDAKLKLEEHWLLRGVTGRRKRNQGRLTKLVEMRAERASMVGPQGSANLTIGTDDAKSKVVIDAKHISKAFGERTIIGDLTLKVTRRDRIGIVGANGAGKSTLLKLLTGELEPDGGTIRFAKTIERIVIDQQRSKMEPDKTIRDVLADGGDWVEVQGIRKHVIGYLKEFLFEPGVLDAKIGTLSGGERSRLLLAREFAKPSNLLVLDEPTNDLDLETLDLLQDVIGDYDGTVLIVSHDRDFLDRTVTITLGLDGSGTVDVVAGGYEDWERRRKAKAPTKRGSIAKNAVAPVAASAPGAKIKLTYKDQRDYDLLPKRIEALDAAIARDQALLEDPDLYTRDPDAFERLMEAIGQAQEDKTNAELRWLELAEMVEGQG; from the coding sequence ATGGCAGCAGCACCAATTCTCGCATATGAAAATCTCGGCGTTATCCAAGGCTCGGGCTGGCTCTTTCGTGGGCTCGATATTCACGTTGGCCCGCGCGACCGGCTTGCGCTGATCGGGCGCAATGGCGCGGGCAAGACCACGCTGATGAAATTGCTCGGCAACAAGATCGATTCGGATGAAGGCCGCCGCACGATCGTGCCGGGCACGCGCGTGATCCTGCTCGAACAGGAACCGGCGATGACGGGCTTTTCGACGCTCGCCGATTATGTCCTGTCGGGCGACGATGCGCCGCAGCGGCATGAAGCGGAAGCGATTGCCGACCAGCTCGGCATCGACCTCACGCGGGAAGCCGCCAAGGCGTCGGGCGGCGAACGTCGTCGTGCCGCGATCGTGCGCGCCTTCGCGCAGAACCCCGACGTGCTGTTGCTCGACGAGCCGACCAACCATCTCGACATCGGCGCGATCGAATGGATCGAGGAATGGCTCCAGCGCTTCCGCGGCGCCTTCGTCGTGATCAGCCATGACCGCACCTTCCTGACCAAGCTGACCAAGCAGACGCTGTGGATGGACCGTGGCAATTTGCGCCGCGCGGAGATCGGCTTTGGCGGGTTCGATGCCTGGACCGAGGCGGTCTATGCCGACGAAGCGCGCAATGCCGAGAAGCTCGACGCGAAATTGAAGCTGGAGGAACATTGGCTGCTGCGCGGGGTCACCGGGCGGCGCAAGCGCAACCAGGGTCGCCTGACCAAGCTGGTCGAGATGCGCGCCGAACGTGCGTCGATGGTGGGGCCGCAAGGCTCCGCTAACCTCACGATCGGCACCGACGACGCCAAATCGAAGGTCGTGATCGACGCCAAGCATATCTCCAAGGCGTTCGGCGAGCGCACGATCATCGGCGATTTGACGCTGAAGGTCACGCGGCGCGACCGGATCGGCATCGTCGGCGCGAATGGCGCGGGCAAATCGACCTTGCTCAAGCTGTTGACCGGCGAGTTGGAGCCCGACGGCGGCACGATCCGCTTCGCCAAGACGATCGAGCGGATCGTGATCGATCAGCAGCGCAGCAAAATGGAACCCGACAAGACGATCCGCGACGTGCTCGCGGACGGCGGCGACTGGGTCGAGGTGCAGGGCATCCGCAAGCACGTGATCGGCTATCTCAAGGAGTTCCTGTTCGAACCCGGCGTATTGGATGCGAAGATCGGCACGCTGTCGGGTGGCGAGCGTTCGCGCCTGCTGCTGGCGCGCGAATTCGCCAAGCCGAGCAATCTGCTGGTGCTGGACGAGCCGACCAACGATCTCGATCTCGAGACGCTCGATCTGCTGCAGGACGTGATCGGCGATTATGACGGCACCGTGCTGATCGTCAGCCACGATCGCGACTTTCTCGATCGCACCGTGACGATCACGCTCGGGCTCGACGGCTCCGGCACGGTCGATGTCGTGGCCGGTGGCTATGAGGATTGGGAACGCCGCCGCAAGGCCAAAGCGCCGACCAAACGCGGGTCGATCGCCAAGAATGCCGTTGCCCCGGTTGCGGCGTCCGCGCCGGGTGCAAAGATCAAGCTGACCTATAAGGATCAGCGCGATTACGATCTTTTGCCCAAGCGGATCGAGGCGCTCGACGCTGCGATTGCGCGCGATCAGGCGTTGCTCGAAGATCCCGATCTCTACACCCGCGACCCCGATGCGTTCGAGCGGCTGATGGAAGCGATCGGCCAGGCGCAGGAGGACAAGACTAACGCCGAACTGCGGTGGCTGGAGTTGGCGGAAATGGTCGAAGGGCAGGGGTGA
- a CDS encoding response regulator transcription factor yields MRVLIVEDEPNLGQQLKATLEGAGYAIDLATDGEEGHFMGSTENYDAIILDLGLPEIDGLTVLDRWRKEGRTAPVLVLTARDSWSDKVAGLDAGADDYVAKPFQSEELIARLRALIRRAAGNASAELTAGDVRLDTRSGKVTLAGEPVKMTAQEYKLLSYLLHHKGKVVSRTELIEHIYDQDFDRDSNTIEVFVTRIRKKLGQDVITTIRGLGYSLEDTNA; encoded by the coding sequence ATGCGTGTTCTGATCGTCGAGGACGAACCCAATCTCGGCCAGCAATTGAAGGCGACGCTCGAAGGTGCCGGTTATGCGATCGACCTCGCGACCGACGGCGAGGAGGGCCATTTCATGGGCTCGACCGAGAATTATGACGCGATCATCCTGGACCTCGGCTTGCCGGAGATCGACGGGCTGACGGTGCTCGATCGCTGGCGCAAGGAAGGCCGCACTGCGCCGGTGCTGGTGCTTACCGCGCGCGATAGCTGGTCCGACAAGGTCGCCGGATTGGATGCCGGGGCGGACGATTATGTCGCCAAGCCGTTCCAGTCGGAGGAATTGATCGCTCGTCTGCGCGCGCTGATCCGCCGTGCCGCCGGCAACGCCTCGGCCGAACTGACCGCCGGCGACGTCCGGCTCGACACGCGCAGCGGCAAGGTCACGCTGGCGGGCGAGCCGGTCAAGATGACGGCGCAGGAGTATAAGTTGCTCAGCTATCTGCTCCACCACAAGGGCAAGGTGGTCAGCCGCACCGAGTTGATCGAACACATCTACGACCAGGATTTCGACCGCGATTCGAATACGATCGAAGTGTTCGTGACGCGCATCCGCAAGAAGCTCGGACAGGATGTCATCACCACGATCCGTGGTCTTGGTTACAGCCTTGAGGATACGAATGCCTGA
- a CDS encoding LLM class flavin-dependent oxidoreductase, with protein MTRYSLLDLVPVVEGGTISQALANAADLAHHAESLGFERYWTAEHHGMAGIASAATSVVIGHVAAATSTIRVGAGGIMLPNHAPLAIAEQFGTLDALFPGRIDLGLGRAPGSDQIVARAMRRNLDSDANAFPQDVLELQSYFADDGQTGIRATPGAGADVSLWILGSSTFGAQLAAMLGLPYAFASHFAPDALMAAIDIYRRTFRPSAALAQPHVMAGFNVFAADSDAEAELLASSQQQAFVALRTGNPRQLPPPVAGYRESLGAHGAAILDHVLSCSAVGGPAKVAREIAAFVARTGVDELMIASSIYDHAARKHSLTLTAEAMRDRAVAA; from the coding sequence ATGACACGCTATTCCTTGCTCGATCTGGTCCCCGTCGTAGAAGGCGGCACAATCTCGCAAGCGCTCGCAAATGCGGCCGATCTCGCGCACCACGCCGAAAGCCTCGGCTTCGAACGCTATTGGACCGCCGAACATCATGGGATGGCGGGTATCGCCAGCGCGGCCACATCGGTGGTGATCGGCCATGTTGCCGCCGCCACCTCGACGATCCGGGTCGGCGCGGGCGGGATCATGCTGCCCAACCACGCGCCGCTCGCCATCGCCGAACAGTTCGGGACGCTCGACGCGCTCTTCCCGGGGCGGATCGATCTCGGGCTGGGGCGAGCACCGGGATCGGACCAGATCGTCGCGCGGGCGATGCGGCGCAATCTCGACAGCGATGCCAATGCCTTTCCGCAAGATGTGCTCGAGCTGCAAAGCTATTTCGCGGACGATGGTCAGACCGGCATCCGCGCGACGCCCGGGGCGGGCGCAGACGTGTCGCTGTGGATTCTCGGGTCCAGCACGTTTGGCGCGCAATTGGCGGCAATGCTTGGTCTGCCATATGCCTTCGCTTCGCACTTCGCGCCCGATGCACTGATGGCCGCGATCGACATCTACCGACGCACCTTCCGCCCCTCGGCGGCGCTGGCGCAACCGCATGTGATGGCGGGGTTCAACGTCTTCGCCGCCGATAGCGATGCCGAGGCGGAGTTGCTCGCCAGCTCGCAGCAACAGGCGTTCGTGGCGCTGCGCACCGGCAACCCACGTCAATTGCCGCCGCCGGTGGCCGGCTATCGCGAGAGCCTGGGTGCGCACGGCGCGGCGATCCTGGATCACGTCCTATCCTGTTCGGCGGTGGGTGGGCCCGCCAAGGTGGCGCGGGAGATCGCCGCGTTCGTCGCGCGTACCGGGGTGGATGAACTGATGATCGCAAGCTCGATCTACGATCATGCCGCGCGCAAACACAGCCTCACGCTCACGGCGGAGGCGATGCGCGATCGCGCCGTCGCGGCGTAA
- a CDS encoding tetratricopeptide repeat protein encodes MRKSFSRVIGGIAAATSATLLAIAATGSAHADAATARTALALSVATLKAGNYSAARSHAQAAIKADPSWGLAHAMLARSFLALGDGVAAEGELDRARDAGFDPAASHQLYAHAWLLQGDAKRALDEAIKAGPRYAGYAIRVGAQALAAQGNVAHAQDALNTLIAAAPKDSFAWSDLARIKYNAGDMAGAIGAAQHAIDLDSNNVEALTVRGELVRSQYGLVAALPWFENALAHDAYYHPALIDYAATLGDVGRYADMLDATRKALAARPGSPQALYLQAVLSARAGNDDLARSLLERTKGQLDGTPGALLLAGTLAYKAGAYQQAIDNWRMLVGQQPTNIVARRLLGAALLRSGDPRGSLDVLRPVALRPDADSYTLSLVARAFEQAGERDWAAKYLDRSAMPEVVGSTPFGSDSGLPALSQAAANAPAEPVVQLGLIRGLIDAGDTAAALSQAQALVRLTPGAPQAHIAVGDTLMAMNRYGDAADAYARAATIRFDEPTMLRATDALDRAGRRAEAANVLALFLSQNPQNVAGQRLTAHWQIAGGDWDAVIETLESLRQRIGNRDAALLAELSYAYTGDGDAETGLVYGKAAYALAPMNPAATDAYGWALYTQGKSEPALQLLEKAASIAPDHAVLRWHLGQAYADLNRKTEAATQIRAALADPNFGDRLAAVAALKVLG; translated from the coding sequence ATGCGTAAGTCCTTCTCTCGTGTGATCGGCGGGATCGCCGCGGCGACCAGTGCGACGCTGCTTGCCATCGCCGCAACCGGATCGGCGCATGCCGACGCCGCGACCGCGCGCACCGCACTTGCGCTAAGCGTAGCGACGCTGAAGGCGGGTAACTACAGTGCTGCGCGCAGCCATGCCCAAGCCGCGATCAAGGCCGATCCGAGCTGGGGCCTCGCCCATGCCATGCTCGCGCGAAGCTTCCTCGCGCTCGGCGACGGCGTGGCCGCTGAGGGCGAACTCGACCGCGCGCGCGACGCCGGTTTCGATCCAGCGGCCTCGCATCAGCTGTATGCGCATGCATGGTTGCTGCAGGGCGACGCCAAGCGCGCGTTGGACGAAGCAATCAAGGCAGGCCCGCGTTACGCCGGTTATGCGATCCGCGTCGGGGCGCAGGCGCTGGCAGCGCAAGGCAATGTTGCGCACGCGCAGGATGCGCTGAACACGCTGATCGCCGCGGCGCCCAAGGATAGCTTCGCTTGGTCCGACCTGGCGCGCATCAAATACAATGCAGGCGATATGGCCGGGGCGATCGGCGCGGCGCAGCACGCGATCGATCTCGACTCCAACAATGTGGAAGCGCTCACGGTGCGCGGTGAATTGGTGCGGAGCCAATACGGCCTTGTTGCGGCGCTCCCCTGGTTCGAAAATGCGCTGGCGCATGACGCATATTATCATCCCGCGCTGATCGACTACGCCGCCACGCTCGGGGATGTCGGGCGCTATGCCGACATGCTCGACGCGACGCGCAAGGCGCTTGCCGCCCGTCCGGGCAGCCCGCAGGCGCTGTATCTTCAGGCGGTGCTGTCCGCACGTGCCGGCAATGATGATCTCGCCCGCTCGTTGCTGGAGCGCACCAAGGGGCAGCTCGACGGTACGCCGGGCGCGCTACTGCTGGCCGGTACACTCGCGTATAAGGCCGGTGCTTATCAGCAAGCGATCGACAATTGGCGCATGTTGGTGGGGCAGCAGCCGACCAACATCGTCGCACGGCGCTTGCTCGGCGCGGCGCTGCTGCGCTCGGGTGATCCGCGCGGCAGCCTCGACGTGCTGCGTCCGGTCGCGCTGCGGCCCGATGCTGACAGCTACACCTTGTCGCTCGTCGCGCGCGCGTTCGAACAAGCGGGCGAGCGCGATTGGGCGGCCAAATATCTCGACCGCTCGGCCATGCCGGAGGTCGTCGGATCGACCCCGTTCGGCAGCGACAGCGGCTTGCCCGCGCTGAGCCAGGCAGCGGCGAACGCCCCGGCAGAGCCGGTCGTGCAACTCGGCCTGATCCGCGGGCTGATCGATGCCGGGGATACCGCAGCGGCCTTGTCGCAAGCGCAAGCGCTGGTCCGGCTCACCCCCGGCGCACCGCAAGCGCACATCGCGGTCGGCGATACGCTGATGGCGATGAATCGCTATGGCGATGCCGCCGATGCTTACGCCAGAGCCGCCACCATCCGGTTCGACGAACCGACGATGCTGCGCGCGACCGACGCGCTCGATCGCGCCGGGCGGCGCGCCGAAGCGGCGAACGTGCTCGCGCTGTTCCTGTCGCAAAACCCGCAAAATGTCGCGGGGCAACGCCTGACCGCGCATTGGCAGATCGCTGGCGGCGATTGGGATGCCGTAATCGAGACGCTCGAATCCTTGCGCCAGCGGATCGGCAATCGCGACGCCGCGTTGCTCGCCGAATTGTCCTATGCCTACACGGGCGATGGCGATGCCGAGACCGGCCTCGTTTACGGCAAGGCGGCCTATGCGCTCGCACCGATGAACCCGGCGGCGACCGATGCCTATGGCTGGGCGCTCTACACGCAAGGCAAGAGCGAACCAGCGCTGCAATTGCTGGAGAAAGCGGCGTCGATCGCGCCCGATCATGCGGTGCTGCGCTGGCATCTGGGGCAGGCCTATGCCGATCTCAACCGCAAGACCGAAGCCGCGACGCAGATCCGCGCGGCGCTGGCCGATCCGAATTTCGGGGATCGCCTGGCGGCGGTCGCGGCGCTGAAGGTACTTGGCTAG
- the glpX gene encoding class II fructose-bisphosphatase, whose product MTTDRSQTLDRVLVLEMVRVTEAAAIAASTLTGRGDEKAADAAAVDAMRTALNELYMDGTVVIGEGERDEAPMLFIGEKVGSAIGKGPKIDIALDPLEGTTICATAGPNALAVLAIAEEGGLLNAPDVYMDKIACGPGYPEGIIDLDKSPTENVTALAAAKGVKPSEIIACVLDRPRHSKIIAELRALGCGIMLIGDGDVAGVIATTNPDTTIDIYMGQGGAPEGVLACAALRCVGGQFKGRLLFRNDDERARAAKWGVTDLDKQYDLTELARGDCIFAATGVTDGSLLGGVKRKGKIMTTESVVMRASSGTVRWVRGEHRIG is encoded by the coding sequence ATGACCACCGACCGCTCGCAAACGCTCGACCGTGTTCTCGTGCTCGAAATGGTCCGGGTGACCGAGGCGGCGGCGATCGCCGCGTCGACGCTGACCGGACGGGGTGATGAAAAGGCGGCGGATGCCGCAGCCGTCGATGCGATGCGCACCGCGCTCAACGAGCTCTACATGGACGGCACCGTCGTGATCGGCGAGGGCGAGCGCGACGAGGCCCCGATGCTGTTCATCGGCGAAAAGGTCGGCTCGGCGATCGGCAAGGGTCCGAAGATCGACATTGCGCTCGATCCGTTGGAAGGCACGACGATCTGCGCGACCGCCGGGCCGAATGCGCTCGCGGTGCTGGCCATCGCCGAGGAAGGCGGGCTGCTCAACGCGCCCGACGTTTACATGGACAAGATCGCGTGCGGCCCGGGCTACCCTGAGGGCATCATCGATCTCGACAAATCGCCGACCGAGAACGTCACCGCGCTCGCCGCCGCCAAGGGTGTGAAGCCGTCGGAGATCATCGCCTGCGTGCTCGACCGGCCCCGCCACAGCAAGATCATCGCCGAACTGCGCGCGCTCGGCTGCGGCATCATGCTGATCGGCGATGGCGATGTCGCGGGTGTGATCGCGACGACCAATCCCGACACCACGATCGACATCTACATGGGCCAGGGCGGCGCGCCCGAGGGCGTGCTGGCGTGCGCCGCGCTCCGCTGCGTCGGTGGGCAGTTCAAGGGCCGCTTGTTGTTCCGCAACGATGACGAGCGCGCACGCGCCGCGAAATGGGGCGTGACCGATCTCGACAAGCAATATGATTTGACCGAACTGGCGCGCGGCGACTGCATCTTCGCGGCGACGGGCGTCACCGACGGATCGCTGCTCGGCGGCGTGAAGCGCAAGGGCAAGATCATGACGACCGAAAGCGTCGTGATGCGTGCATCGTCGGGCACGGTCCGCTGGGTGCGGGGCGAACACCGGATCGGGTAA
- a CDS encoding pyrimidine 5'-nucleotidase gives MNPRLAHIRTWIFDLDNTLYPASARLFDQIDIKMGAYIAEKFSVDLIEARRIQKGYFYGHGTTLAGLMAEHDVDPHAFLEFVHDVEMDVLEHNAPLAAAIARLPGRKIVFTNADTPYASRVLDRLGLGASFEAVHDIHAMDLRPKPQASAYAGLCAAFDLDPAQAVFVEDMARNLAPAKAIGMTTVWIDNGSEQSTDADRSYVDFVTHDLTAWLHEIWG, from the coding sequence ATGAACCCGCGTCTCGCCCATATCCGCACCTGGATCTTCGATCTCGACAATACGCTCTACCCGGCGAGCGCGCGGTTGTTCGACCAAATCGACATCAAGATGGGCGCCTATATCGCCGAGAAATTCTCGGTCGATCTGATCGAGGCACGGCGCATTCAGAAGGGCTATTTCTACGGCCATGGCACGACACTCGCCGGGTTGATGGCCGAGCACGACGTCGATCCGCACGCTTTTCTCGAATTCGTGCATGACGTGGAAATGGACGTGCTCGAGCACAACGCCCCGCTCGCCGCCGCGATTGCACGGCTGCCGGGGCGCAAGATCGTCTTCACCAACGCCGACACGCCCTATGCCAGTCGCGTGCTCGATCGGCTCGGGCTGGGGGCGAGCTTCGAGGCGGTACACGACATCCACGCGATGGATCTGCGCCCAAAGCCGCAGGCATCGGCCTATGCAGGGCTGTGCGCGGCGTTCGATCTCGACCCCGCGCAAGCGGTGTTCGTCGAGGATATGGCGCGCAATCTGGCGCCCGCCAAGGCGATTGGCATGACGACGGTGTGGATCGACAACGGCTCCGAACAGAGCACCGACGCGGACCGCAGCTATGTCGATTTCGTCACGCACGATCTGACCGCATGGCTGCACGAAATTTGGGGGTGA
- a CDS encoding sensor histidine kinase: MRTTGSLSRRMILIAAGWIMLLLTGGGFALDQVLTTAVTRNFDDQIEYVLTSLITSAEVGPMGEVINNRELADQRFLEPGSGLYYQVSAPGQEPYPSRSLWDRQLAYGSPHRDREIHIYDSDQFVDKTPKKPAADTVADETQHDGMLRVVERDVKLPGSPVWWRFQVAQSRSGLDAQIKVLRKTLVRSFALLGLGLIVMAALQTFYGLWPLRKVREEIARMRAGKARQIERPMPIEVAPMVEELNGLIAHNERQAEEARRHAGNLAHALKTPLTVIMNAATAQADDLGETVVREARTMRRQVDHHLARARAVGRRGSAHSRADVWPSLESVERAVGVLYRHVRIDTDGPRDLQVHVERQDLDEMLGNLIENAAKYGGGSVFVTVAKHSGFVEFLIEDDGVGIPEEERLRIFDRGVRLDSGKPGTGLGMAIVRDVAEIYEGTVSLEESEDLGGLLVRLRLPAAN, translated from the coding sequence ATGCGCACGACGGGCTCGCTCAGCCGGCGCATGATCCTGATCGCGGCCGGCTGGATCATGCTGCTGCTCACCGGTGGCGGGTTCGCGCTTGATCAGGTGCTGACGACGGCGGTTACGCGCAATTTCGACGACCAGATCGAATATGTGCTGACCTCGCTGATCACCTCGGCCGAAGTCGGGCCGATGGGCGAGGTGATCAACAATCGCGAGCTTGCCGACCAGCGCTTTCTCGAACCCGGATCGGGCCTTTACTATCAAGTCAGCGCCCCCGGGCAGGAGCCGTATCCCTCCCGCTCGTTGTGGGACCGGCAGCTTGCGTATGGCAGTCCGCACCGAGACCGTGAAATCCATATCTATGATAGCGATCAGTTCGTCGACAAGACGCCGAAAAAACCCGCAGCGGACACCGTGGCGGACGAAACCCAGCATGATGGCATGTTGCGAGTCGTCGAACGCGACGTGAAATTGCCGGGGTCGCCGGTGTGGTGGCGTTTCCAGGTCGCGCAAAGCCGCAGCGGGCTCGACGCGCAGATCAAGGTGCTGCGCAAGACATTGGTGCGCAGCTTCGCCTTGCTCGGGCTCGGTCTTATCGTGATGGCGGCGCTACAGACGTTTTACGGGCTCTGGCCGCTGCGCAAGGTGCGCGAGGAGATTGCCCGGATGCGCGCGGGCAAGGCGCGCCAAATCGAGCGGCCGATGCCGATCGAAGTCGCGCCGATGGTCGAGGAATTGAACGGCCTGATCGCACATAACGAGCGTCAAGCCGAGGAAGCGCGCCGCCACGCCGGCAACCTCGCGCATGCGCTGAAGACGCCGCTCACCGTCATCATGAATGCCGCCACCGCACAGGCCGACGATCTCGGCGAAACCGTCGTACGCGAGGCGCGGACAATGCGGCGACAGGTCGACCACCACCTCGCGCGCGCGCGCGCCGTGGGGCGGCGTGGTTCCGCGCATAGCCGGGCCGACGTCTGGCCGAGCCTCGAATCGGTCGAGCGCGCGGTCGGCGTGCTATATCGTCACGTCCGCATCGACACCGACGGGCCGCGCGACCTGCAAGTCCATGTCGAACGCCAGGATCTGGACGAGATGCTCGGCAATCTGATCGAGAATGCCGCTAAATATGGTGGTGGCAGCGTGTTCGTCACCGTCGCGAAGCATTCGGGCTTTGTCGAATTTCTGATCGAGGATGACGGGGTCGGCATCCCGGAAGAAGAGCGGCTGCGCATTTTCGATCGCGGCGTGCGGCTCGATTCGGGCAAGCCCGGCACCGGCCTTGGCATGGCCATCGTGCGCGATGTCGCCGAAATCTACGAAGGCACGGTCAGCCTCGAGGAAAGTGAAGATCTGGGCGGGTTGTTGGTGCGGCTTCGGCTTCCCGCCGCGAACTGA
- the dapD gene encoding 2,3,4,5-tetrahydropyridine-2,6-dicarboxylate N-succinyltransferase, giving the protein MSDLQTTIDAAWDARAELGFTTTGAVRDAVDTALDMLDAGTARVAEPDGAGGWRVNQWLKKAVLLSFRLNDNAIIPGPGGSNWFDKVPSKFEGWDEQRYRAAGFRSVPGSIVRRGAFIAKGAVLMPSFVNIGGYVGENSMIDAWATVGSCAQIGANVHISGGAGIGGVLEPLQADPVIIGDGAFIGARSEVAEGVRVGEGAVLSMGVYLGASTKIIDRATGEVFRGAVPPYAVVVPGSIGGGDGMPALYCAVIVKRVDAQTRSKTSINELLRD; this is encoded by the coding sequence ATGAGCGATTTGCAAACGACGATCGACGCGGCGTGGGACGCCCGCGCGGAACTGGGCTTCACCACCACAGGCGCGGTACGCGACGCGGTCGATACCGCGCTCGACATGCTCGATGCGGGCACGGCGCGCGTCGCCGAGCCTGATGGTGCCGGCGGATGGCGCGTCAATCAGTGGCTGAAGAAAGCCGTGCTGCTGTCATTCCGGCTTAACGACAATGCGATCATCCCCGGCCCCGGCGGATCGAACTGGTTCGACAAGGTGCCCTCCAAGTTTGAAGGCTGGGACGAGCAGCGCTATCGCGCAGCAGGCTTCCGTAGCGTCCCCGGCAGCATCGTCCGGCGTGGCGCGTTCATCGCGAAGGGCGCGGTCTTGATGCCGAGCTTCGTCAACATCGGCGGCTATGTCGGCGAAAATTCGATGATCGACGCCTGGGCGACGGTCGGAAGCTGCGCGCAGATCGGCGCGAACGTCCATATCTCGGGCGGCGCGGGGATCGGCGGCGTGCTCGAGCCGTTGCAGGCCGATCCGGTCATCATCGGCGACGGCGCGTTCATTGGTGCGCGCAGCGAAGTGGCAGAGGGCGTCCGCGTCGGTGAGGGCGCGGTGCTATCGATGGGCGTGTATCTCGGCGCATCGACGAAGATCATCGACCGCGCGACCGGTGAAGTCTTTCGTGGCGCAGTTCCGCCTTATGCGGTGGTCGTGCCCGGCAGCATCGGTGGTGGTGACGGCATGCCCGCGCTGTACTGCGCGGTCATCGTCAAGCGCGTCGATGCGCAGACGCGGAGCAAGACCAGCATCAACGAGTTGCTGCGCGACTGA